A section of the Streptomyces sp. CG1 genome encodes:
- a CDS encoding AMP-binding protein, which yields MAATYVTRLIEALEGHADRPALGGAGLGGRVLDHGALLQEVYRIAGVLGDAGACRGSGLACVLGENRAQALFLRTAAHVLGARLTLVVRDASTYGVEHVLRDCRPDLVVHDVPVPDTEVPRLTLAEVLTRAAHREAVAVPVAAREDDVARVAYTGGTTGRPKGVATTFRALAARPGGQDTRGAGGHHGPGTFVSVASLAARSGGRCLEQWRSGGRVEVLSAFDAGQLAAACRRLGPASTYLMPPMIYRLLEDPRTADGIPGLEAISYGAAPVLPQRLWQAVTAWGCRWQQGYGATENAVITRLTPADHTAAVAGRPWLLGSVGRPAPGVEIEVRGPGAAGRPLPAGTVGEVWVRSAAGMSGYWMRPDLTAEVLRHGWLRTGDLGHFDGDGYLYLDDRVRDMVVVDGDNVYSLPVEAALARHPAVGQAAVVGRPSALTGEEVCAFLVPAPGRTASRSAAVEACALVAEKLAPAHRPTTVWWTERLPLTGIGKVDKGALRAMAAGTATGPGRRPLPTTHVRI from the coding sequence GTGGCGGCGACTTACGTGACCCGGCTCATCGAGGCGCTGGAGGGCCATGCCGACCGCCCGGCGCTGGGTGGTGCGGGCCTCGGCGGTCGCGTGCTCGACCACGGCGCACTGCTCCAAGAGGTCTACCGGATCGCCGGCGTGCTGGGCGACGCGGGGGCGTGCCGCGGCTCCGGTCTGGCGTGTGTGCTGGGCGAGAACCGGGCTCAGGCGCTGTTCCTGCGAACCGCCGCCCATGTCCTCGGCGCACGGCTGACGCTGGTGGTGCGGGACGCGTCCACCTACGGGGTGGAACACGTGCTCCGGGACTGCCGCCCCGATCTGGTGGTGCACGACGTACCGGTGCCGGACACGGAGGTGCCGCGGCTGACGCTGGCCGAGGTGCTCACGCGGGCCGCGCATCGCGAAGCGGTCGCGGTGCCGGTCGCGGCCCGCGAGGACGACGTGGCCCGGGTGGCGTACACGGGAGGCACCACCGGCCGCCCGAAAGGCGTCGCCACCACCTTCCGTGCGCTGGCGGCACGCCCCGGCGGACAGGACACGCGCGGCGCCGGGGGCCACCACGGTCCGGGGACTTTTGTCTCGGTGGCCTCCCTGGCCGCGCGGTCCGGTGGCCGCTGCCTCGAACAGTGGCGTTCCGGCGGCCGGGTGGAGGTGCTGTCCGCCTTCGACGCGGGGCAGTTGGCGGCCGCCTGCCGGAGACTGGGGCCGGCGTCGACCTATCTGATGCCGCCCATGATCTACCGGCTCCTCGAGGACCCCCGGACCGCCGACGGGATCCCGGGTCTCGAAGCCATCAGCTACGGCGCCGCGCCGGTCCTGCCGCAGCGGCTGTGGCAGGCGGTCACCGCCTGGGGCTGCCGCTGGCAGCAGGGCTATGGAGCGACCGAGAACGCGGTCATCACCCGGCTGACCCCCGCCGATCACACGGCGGCCGTCGCCGGCCGGCCCTGGCTGCTCGGCTCGGTGGGGCGCCCGGCGCCCGGCGTGGAGATCGAGGTGCGGGGGCCCGGAGCTGCCGGGCGGCCGCTGCCCGCCGGAACAGTGGGCGAAGTGTGGGTGCGGTCGGCTGCCGGTATGTCGGGCTACTGGATGCGGCCCGACCTCACCGCGGAGGTGCTGCGGCACGGGTGGCTGCGCACCGGCGACCTCGGGCACTTCGACGGCGACGGGTATCTCTACCTCGACGACCGGGTCAGGGACATGGTGGTGGTCGACGGGGACAACGTCTACAGCCTGCCCGTCGAAGCGGCCCTTGCCCGGCACCCCGCCGTCGGTCAGGCCGCCGTGGTCGGCAGACCCAGTGCGCTGACGGGCGAGGAGGTCTGTGCCTTCCTCGTACCGGCCCCCGGCCGTACGGCAAGCCGCTCCGCCGCCGTCGAGGCATGTGCGCTCGTGGCGGAGAAGCTCGCCCCGGCGCACCGGCCGACCACGGTCTGGTGGACGGAGCGCCTGCCTCTCACCGGTATCGGCAAAGTGGACAAAGGCGCGTTGCGGGCCATGGCCGCGGGGACGGCCACGGGCCCCGGCCGACGGCCCTTGCCGACGACCCATGTTCGAATTTGA